The following proteins are encoded in a genomic region of Syntrophotaleaceae bacterium:
- a CDS encoding NAD(P)H-dependent oxidoreductase — protein sequence MNVVVLSGSPKGEQSITLQYVRYFEKKNPQHKFTYHHIARDLKSIEQDPCQFAAVIDRIKNSDLIIWSFPLYYLMVHAHYKRFIELIWERQAASAFAGKYALAIATSVHFYDHTALQYIRAVCHDLGMRFIDAFSADMQDLLDAEKRRMLLQFADNALQITEQGRPTFHQAQPVSAESGPYDPGPVAATVDPGGKKVLIICDLEEPDGNQARMVRRLQICFGGKAETVNLRELHIETSCLGCIQCGYDNSCPLEERDDFISFYRQRVMAADILIYAGDIRDRYLSARWKTFFDRTFFLGHTPSIIDKQVGILVAGQLSRNPHLREILEAYCEWAKANLVAIVSDECHDSAALDGQLDLLSHCLVTSSAQHYRRPQTFLGLAGTKLLRDEIWGRLRFPFVADHRYFKNHGVYDFPHRIWRIRFRNALMIMLANSSRIREELYHSRMKGEMVRALRKVVEES from the coding sequence ATGAATGTTGTAGTGCTGAGCGGCAGTCCCAAGGGCGAACAGAGCATCACACTGCAATACGTTCGCTACTTCGAAAAGAAAAATCCGCAACACAAATTCACCTACCATCATATCGCCCGCGACCTGAAAAGCATCGAACAGGACCCATGTCAATTTGCCGCCGTTATCGACCGTATCAAAAATTCCGACCTGATCATCTGGAGCTTTCCCCTCTACTACCTGATGGTCCATGCTCACTATAAACGCTTTATAGAGCTGATCTGGGAGCGTCAGGCTGCGTCCGCTTTTGCCGGTAAATATGCCCTGGCCATCGCTACCTCGGTCCATTTCTACGACCACACCGCCCTGCAATATATCCGCGCCGTCTGCCACGACCTGGGGATGCGTTTTATCGATGCCTTTTCAGCCGACATGCAGGATCTGCTCGACGCCGAAAAGCGTCGCATGCTGCTGCAGTTCGCCGACAACGCCTTGCAGATTACAGAGCAAGGTCGGCCGACCTTCCATCAGGCCCAACCTGTGTCCGCAGAATCTGGCCCCTATGATCCGGGGCCGGTCGCAGCGACTGTGGATCCCGGCGGTAAAAAGGTTCTCATCATCTGTGACCTTGAGGAACCGGACGGTAACCAGGCTCGGATGGTCAGGCGGCTGCAAATCTGTTTCGGCGGCAAGGCGGAAACCGTCAATCTCCGTGAGCTGCATATCGAAACCAGTTGTCTAGGCTGCATCCAGTGCGGTTACGACAACAGCTGCCCGCTCGAGGAGCGGGACGACTTCATCTCCTTTTACCGGCAGCGGGTGATGGCTGCCGATATCCTCATCTATGCCGGCGACATCCGTGACCGATACCTCTCGGCCCGCTGGAAGACCTTTTTCGACCGGACCTTTTTCCTGGGCCATACTCCAAGCATCATCGACAAGCAGGTTGGCATCCTCGTTGCCGGTCAGCTGAGCCGCAACCCTCATCTGCGTGAGATCCTTGAAGCGTACTGCGAGTGGGCAAAGGCCAATCTGGTGGCGATAGTGAGTGACGAATGCCATGATTCGGCCGCCCTCGACGGCCAGCTCGACCTGTTGTCCCATTGCCTCGTTACCAGTAGCGCCCAGCACTATCGCAGGCCCCAAACCTTTCTCGGCCTCGCCGGCACCAAATTGCTGCGTGACGAGATCTGGGGTCGGCTGCGCTTTCCCTTTGTGGCCGATCATCGCTATTTCAAAAACCACGGAGTGTACGATTTTCCGCATCGCATTTGGCGCATACGGTTTAGAAACGCATTGATGATAATGCTGGCGAACAGCTCCCGCATCCGTGAGGAGCTTTATCATAGTCGGATGAAAGGCGAAATGGTCAGAGCCTTGCGTAAAGTTGTCGAGGAAAGCTGA
- a CDS encoding ABC transporter substrate binding protein, protein MTGVTEETDIAGNLELMLRLHPERKRIVVILDGTPTGKALKNSLNEAVAKFHDRAQVELLHDFTLEEAASYTAALGPEDMIFLLTFNRDRNDNYISYAEGLALLAEASKVPIYGPWDFYLGRGIVGGLITPGFEQGKIAAQLALRVLKGENPHNIAIVSGTSSRPLFDYNQLQAFRIDTRKLPKNARIINSPPGFYEKYHRVVLGFCLGAGLLLVLCWWRLLREKRERDRLVQMNVALDKLVEEKTACLQATNQVLQKIAITDDLTGLYNRGFLLKQLAAKIASVDRQGGDLSIILMDLDYFKRINDTYGHDSGDKVLEQISTILRSCLREKDLVGRYGGEEFLVILPETDLKKGKIIAHRIRKSIQSYQWERENFRTTISGGLVQYTGESMESLLKRADDLLYQAKNLGRNRMECCLLEPSEGGNGSKSLKPAP, encoded by the coding sequence GTGACGGGAGTTACCGAGGAAACGGATATTGCCGGGAACCTCGAACTGATGCTGCGGCTGCATCCGGAGCGAAAACGGATCGTGGTGATCCTGGACGGCACCCCGACCGGAAAGGCTTTAAAAAACTCCCTGAATGAAGCAGTCGCAAAGTTTCATGATCGTGCCCAGGTCGAACTTCTGCATGACTTCACCCTGGAAGAAGCGGCCTCTTATACGGCCGCTTTGGGGCCCGAGGACATGATCTTCCTTCTCACCTTCAATCGAGATCGCAATGATAATTATATTTCCTATGCTGAAGGATTAGCCCTGTTGGCAGAGGCGTCAAAGGTGCCGATTTACGGTCCCTGGGATTTCTATCTCGGTAGAGGCATCGTTGGGGGCTTGATAACTCCGGGATTTGAACAGGGGAAAATCGCCGCGCAACTGGCGCTGCGCGTTCTGAAAGGGGAAAATCCGCACAATATAGCGATCGTCTCCGGCACAAGCAGTCGTCCACTGTTCGATTACAATCAGCTGCAGGCCTTTCGCATCGACACCCGCAAGTTGCCGAAAAATGCCCGTATTATAAACAGTCCTCCCGGTTTTTATGAAAAGTACCACAGGGTTGTGCTCGGTTTCTGTCTGGGCGCCGGTCTTCTGCTTGTTCTTTGCTGGTGGCGGCTGCTCCGGGAAAAGCGCGAACGGGATCGGTTGGTGCAAATGAATGTCGCCCTCGACAAACTCGTGGAGGAAAAGACCGCTTGCCTGCAGGCAACCAACCAGGTTCTCCAGAAGATCGCCATTACCGATGATCTTACCGGGCTTTACAACCGCGGCTTTCTGTTGAAGCAGCTTGCCGCAAAAATCGCTTCGGTTGATCGACAAGGTGGCGATTTGTCGATTATTCTTATGGATCTGGATTATTTCAAAAGGATCAACGACACTTACGGCCACGATTCCGGTGACAAGGTGTTGGAACAGATCAGTACTATTCTCAGATCATGCCTGCGGGAAAAAGACCTGGTCGGCCGATATGGGGGGGAGGAATTTCTGGTCATACTTCCGGAGACCGACCTGAAAAAAGGCAAAATAATCGCCCACCGCATCCGAAAAAGTATCCAGTCCTATCAATGGGAACGGGAAAATTTCAGGACAACCATCAGCGGTGGCCTGGTGCAATATACCGGAGAGTCTATGGAATCCCTGCTGAAGCGGGCGGATGACCTCCTTTATCAGGCAAAAAATCTGGGGCGAAACCGGATGGAGTGCTGCCTGCTGGAGCCGAGCGAAGGTGGCAATGGCAGCAAATCCCTTAAACCCGCCCCTTGA
- a CDS encoding monovalent cation:proton antiporter-2 (CPA2) family protein yields the protein MTDSLLGQAVVYLGAALICVPLAKRLGMGSVLGYLLAGILIGPFCLGFIGHEGEDIMHFAEFGVVMMLFLIGLELEPAHFWKMRNRILGLGTLQLVLTTLAFTGGLLMLGLDWRGALAAGLALSMSSTAMVLQSLKEKGLGGSQAGASSFAVLLFQDIAVIPILALLPFLALQAGAGAPHGDAPGLLEGLPVWLKAGSVLFALAAVIIMGRYIVVPILRIVTKTSVRELSIAAALLIIVAIALLMKLVGLSPALGAFLAGLLLANSEFRHELESDIEPFKGLLLGLFFIAVGASINFRLLSESPVVILSLVLAVIVLKAAVLILAGRLFRLSFDQNSIFALGLSQVGEFAFVLFAFISRLGIIGNKWIDTLMAVTAISMTMTPLLLLLNERLVLSRFGTLQQVEKEADHIDTEHPVIIAGFGSFGSTLGRFLRANGVEATILDNDSDQVDLLRRMGFKVFYGDATRLDILHSAGAGSARILFIAIDSPSIVNNLVETAKKHFPKLQIMACAGDNLDAQELLDLGVNHVYRAFLDTSVRAGVDVLANLGHRRYSATRAGQNFMKYDEAAMRHLAPHRHDTKDYISSAREQIRLQEQLLASDRASIHNQHDHAWDSIGPVTAAEENGVCLSAE from the coding sequence ATGACAGACAGTTTGCTTGGCCAGGCAGTCGTGTACCTTGGTGCGGCGCTGATCTGCGTGCCGCTGGCCAAGCGTCTGGGGATGGGATCGGTGCTGGGTTACCTGCTGGCCGGCATTCTCATCGGCCCCTTCTGCCTCGGCTTTATCGGCCATGAGGGAGAAGACATCATGCACTTCGCGGAATTCGGCGTGGTCATGATGCTCTTCCTGATCGGTCTCGAGTTGGAGCCGGCCCATTTCTGGAAGATGCGCAATCGGATTCTGGGGTTGGGGACGCTGCAGCTGGTCCTGACCACCCTCGCCTTCACGGGCGGCCTCCTGATGCTGGGCCTGGACTGGCGGGGCGCCCTGGCCGCCGGGCTGGCCCTTTCCATGTCATCCACGGCAATGGTGCTTCAATCCCTCAAGGAAAAGGGGCTCGGCGGCTCTCAAGCAGGGGCCAGCTCCTTCGCCGTGCTGCTGTTCCAGGACATCGCCGTCATCCCGATCCTGGCTCTGCTCCCATTTCTTGCCCTGCAGGCCGGCGCAGGTGCGCCCCATGGCGACGCTCCTGGACTGCTGGAAGGCCTGCCGGTCTGGTTGAAGGCCGGGTCAGTCCTCTTTGCCCTGGCCGCGGTCATCATCATGGGCCGATATATCGTTGTTCCCATCCTTCGCATCGTCACCAAGACCAGTGTCCGGGAGCTTTCCATCGCCGCAGCTCTGCTGATCATCGTCGCCATCGCCCTCTTGATGAAGCTGGTCGGCCTGAGCCCGGCGCTGGGCGCTTTCCTCGCCGGCTTACTGCTGGCTAACAGTGAATTCCGCCACGAGCTGGAAAGCGACATCGAACCATTCAAGGGGCTGTTGCTCGGCCTTTTCTTCATCGCGGTCGGGGCGTCCATCAACTTCAGGCTGCTGTCCGAGAGCCCGGTTGTCATCCTGTCCCTGGTCCTGGCGGTCATCGTGCTCAAAGCCGCGGTGTTGATCCTGGCGGGGCGGCTGTTCCGGCTTTCCTTCGACCAGAACAGCATCTTCGCCCTCGGCCTGTCCCAGGTAGGGGAGTTCGCCTTTGTCCTCTTCGCCTTTATCAGCCGGCTGGGGATTATCGGGAACAAGTGGATAGATACGCTGATGGCGGTCACCGCCATCAGCATGACCATGACCCCTCTGCTGCTCCTCTTGAACGAACGGCTGGTCCTGTCACGCTTCGGCACCCTCCAGCAGGTGGAAAAGGAAGCCGACCACATCGATACCGAGCACCCGGTCATCATCGCCGGGTTCGGCTCCTTCGGCAGCACCTTGGGCCGTTTTCTCCGGGCCAACGGCGTTGAGGCGACCATCCTGGACAACGACTCCGACCAGGTGGACTTGCTGCGCAGGATGGGATTCAAGGTGTTTTACGGGGATGCCACCCGGCTGGACATCCTCCACTCCGCAGGTGCCGGCAGCGCCCGCATCCTGTTCATCGCCATAGACAGCCCCTCGATCGTCAACAATCTCGTTGAAACCGCGAAAAAGCATTTCCCCAAGCTTCAGATCATGGCCTGCGCCGGAGACAACCTGGATGCCCAGGAGTTGCTGGATCTCGGAGTAAACCATGTCTATCGGGCGTTTCTCGACACCTCCGTGCGGGCGGGGGTTGACGTTCTGGCAAACCTCGGACACCGGCGCTACAGTGCGACCCGGGCCGGCCAGAACTTCATGAAATATGACGAAGCCGCCATGCGCCATCTTGCTCCGCATCGCCACGACACAAAAGATTACATCTCCAGCGCCAGAGAGCAGATCCGGCTGCAGGAACAGTTGCTGGCCAGCGACCGCGCCAGCATCCATAACCAGCACGACCATGCCTGGGATTCCATCGGTCCGGTGACGGCAGCAGAGGAGAATGGGGTCTGTCTGTCGGCGGAATGA
- a CDS encoding methylated-DNA--[protein]-cysteine S-methyltransferase, whose protein sequence is MNTRIDIARYPSPVCELILASTGGKLVHLDFEGNDDRLRTIQSRRFGKIDWREGGTMPASVFCWLDAYFSGEIQPLPMADIEMIGTDFQKRVWQALITIPFGESRSYSGLAAALGHPAAVRAVARANALNPVSIIVPCHRVIGANGKLTGYAGGLERKRWLLAHEARMRRAETASFPARGLLL, encoded by the coding sequence GTGAACACCCGTATCGACATCGCCCGTTATCCCAGCCCTGTTTGCGAACTGATCCTTGCCTCCACCGGAGGCAAACTGGTTCATCTCGACTTCGAGGGGAATGACGATCGGCTTCGAACAATCCAGAGCCGCCGTTTCGGAAAGATCGACTGGCGGGAAGGGGGGACGATGCCGGCCTCAGTTTTTTGCTGGCTCGACGCCTATTTTTCCGGAGAGATACAACCGTTGCCGATGGCCGATATCGAGATGATCGGCACCGACTTTCAGAAAAGGGTCTGGCAGGCGCTGATCACCATTCCTTTCGGGGAGAGCCGGTCCTATAGCGGACTGGCTGCCGCCCTCGGCCATCCGGCAGCCGTGCGGGCCGTTGCCCGGGCCAATGCGCTCAATCCGGTGTCGATCATCGTGCCCTGTCACCGAGTGATCGGAGCGAACGGCAAATTGACCGGCTATGCCGGCGGTTTGGAACGCAAGCGGTGGCTGCTTGCACACGAGGCGCGGATGCGCCGTGCAGAAACTGCATCTTTTCCAGCCCGGGGGTTGTTGCTGTAA
- a CDS encoding glycosyltransferase, whose product MLVSILINNHNYGKFIEESINSACNQSYYNIEIVVVDDGSNDNSVETISRLAKKDNRIKTYFKENGGQLSSFNRGFELAGGDIICFLDSDDAYKLNYIQKLVDLYSERKECDFIYCGLQEFGQSQKQIIQPFTDKITDLGYTAFLTYLSHSWIGERTSAISIRRSLANKIFPIPMEEDWRIRADDCVIWLASIVGGRKFYLAESLVNYRVHQSNHFFGKKEDFEAKYKRSFQVARFFGWVDENYPQFRQVRREKIFQLLLLEALTGKKNAPLLRHYARRMGKYKKYFSLKHRWYIHNLRKNPVAFLNSCQPKDSR is encoded by the coding sequence ATGCTTGTTTCGATCCTGATCAATAATCATAATTATGGAAAATTTATTGAAGAATCAATAAATTCGGCTTGTAATCAATCCTATTATAATATTGAAATAGTTGTGGTTGATGATGGATCCAATGATAATTCAGTTGAAACAATAAGCAGACTCGCCAAAAAAGACAATAGAATAAAAACTTACTTTAAAGAAAATGGAGGACAGCTTTCTTCCTTCAACCGTGGGTTTGAACTTGCAGGCGGTGATATTATTTGCTTTCTTGACTCCGATGATGCTTATAAACTTAATTATATTCAAAAATTAGTCGATTTGTATTCGGAAAGAAAAGAGTGTGATTTTATTTACTGTGGACTTCAAGAATTCGGCCAAAGCCAGAAACAAATCATTCAACCTTTTACCGATAAAATCACTGATTTAGGATATACTGCTTTTTTGACGTATCTCAGTCATTCCTGGATCGGGGAACGAACTTCAGCTATTTCGATACGACGGTCGCTGGCAAACAAAATATTTCCGATTCCAATGGAGGAAGACTGGCGCATTCGTGCTGATGATTGTGTCATCTGGCTGGCCTCTATTGTGGGCGGGAGAAAGTTTTATCTCGCAGAATCTTTAGTGAATTATCGTGTGCATCAAAGCAATCATTTTTTTGGAAAAAAGGAAGACTTTGAAGCAAAGTATAAAAGAAGTTTCCAGGTTGCCAGATTTTTCGGGTGGGTTGATGAAAATTACCCACAGTTTAGACAGGTCAGGAGGGAAAAGATTTTTCAATTGTTGCTCTTAGAGGCGCTCACCGGGAAAAAGAATGCGCCCCTTTTGCGACATTATGCCCGGAGGATGGGAAAGTACAAAAAATATTTTTCCCTTAAACACCGATGGTACATTCATAACCTTCGTAAAAATCCCGTTGCTTTTCTTAACTCTTGCCAACCGAAGGACAGTCGGTAG
- a CDS encoding YkgJ family cysteine cluster protein: MLSMDDLLEEYKNLLARIDGWFERSVAAAGPGRIACSKGCSACCRGFFDISLLDAFLLQQGFQHLPENIRQVSLEKSRRRLEDLRVRWPGFAAPYILNGIPDEEWTEMPEDDETPCPLLGADGTCLVYAWRPMICRLHGLPNIDFSGESFSDVWCTKNFPGVDPLQRPELRWEFRKTFEEEIVIFRKFSARLLGSPLIELDTFIPTALLIDFARTDWKNFRI, from the coding sequence ATGCTCTCCATGGACGATCTCCTCGAAGAGTACAAGAATCTCCTTGCCCGCATCGATGGCTGGTTCGAACGATCCGTGGCCGCGGCCGGCCCCGGGCGGATCGCCTGCTCCAAGGGGTGCAGCGCCTGTTGCCGGGGGTTTTTCGACATTTCCCTCCTCGACGCCTTCCTTCTGCAGCAGGGTTTCCAGCACCTTCCGGAAAACATCCGCCAGGTCTCTTTGGAGAAGTCCCGGAGGCGACTGGAGGACCTTAGGGTCCGCTGGCCGGGCTTTGCCGCCCCCTACATTCTCAACGGCATTCCCGACGAGGAGTGGACCGAGATGCCAGAGGACGACGAAACACCCTGTCCGCTCCTCGGCGCCGACGGCACCTGCCTGGTCTACGCCTGGCGGCCGATGATCTGCCGCCTCCACGGATTGCCGAACATCGACTTCTCGGGGGAGAGTTTTTCCGATGTATGGTGCACGAAGAATTTCCCCGGCGTCGATCCTCTGCAACGGCCGGAGCTGCGCTGGGAGTTCCGCAAGACCTTCGAAGAGGAAATCGTTATTTTCCGCAAGTTTTCAGCCCGCCTGCTCGGCTCTCCCCTCATTGAGCTCGATACCTTCATCCCCACCGCACTTCTGATCGATTTTGCCCGGACCGACTGGAAGAATTTCAGGATCTAA
- a CDS encoding DUF4112 domain-containing protein, translating into MNTDERDKARRQLERLAWFLDNLIPIPGLDIRVGLDSLIGLFPGIGDTVGALLSSYILAAASRLGVPKSVLLKMAFNIAVDALIGAIPFLGDLFDVAWKANNRNVKLLGEYLDQPRKTVVTSRVFVWVLALLLVAFVVFVGMLGFLLVRALWLAVSNG; encoded by the coding sequence ATGAACACCGACGAAAGGGACAAGGCCAGAAGGCAATTGGAACGGCTGGCGTGGTTTCTGGACAACCTCATTCCGATTCCCGGACTCGATATCCGGGTCGGACTCGATTCTCTGATCGGCCTGTTCCCTGGGATCGGGGACACCGTGGGCGCTCTTTTATCGAGCTATATCCTGGCCGCCGCCTCCCGCCTGGGCGTTCCCAAATCGGTCCTGCTGAAAATGGCCTTCAACATCGCGGTGGACGCGCTGATCGGCGCCATTCCCTTCCTGGGCGATCTCTTCGACGTTGCCTGGAAAGCCAACAACCGCAACGTGAAACTCCTCGGCGAATATCTGGACCAACCGCGCAAGACCGTCGTCACCAGCCGCGTATTCGTCTGGGTTTTGGCCCTACTGCTGGTGGCCTTCGTGGTGTTCGTCGGCATGCTGGGGTTTTTGCTGGTTCGGGCGCTGTGGCTGGCGGTCAGCAACGGCTGA
- a CDS encoding amidohydrolase family protein, translating to MKKGEGARACKGSIQPWPTRIRPEGAAGEMQTPRMRKVEAHLHNLADCCGPPLGMDRRQFLRSSCGLAAAFLSMNAVFGPLFDVSPAEAADPQSAEERSRALAGQLVIDVQTHFVYPEYPSRGLLGLRELAKRWNPEIQGRQTLEKIQYDNFYREVFLNSDTALAVLSSAPADDPQRYFLHNEDLIRARDRVEKQAGSRRLNVHALFTPGRPGWMEDLERAIAMKPDAWKGYTVGMPSGESRWPWRMDDEKLVYPAYEKMVEAGITTVCVHKGLLPSNYRQRMASTWRYGGVDDVPKAAKDWPQLRFLIYHSAIRRGGIPTGEELQTFEETGEIPWVSDLARIPERHGVNNVYAELGSVFAVTCVSAPRYCAGILGTLIKGMGADRVLWGTDSVWYGSPQWQIEALRRLEIPENLQKKFGFRPLGSAVGELKNRIFADNARQVYTFDKAALKSDKLAHAKSAAAATP from the coding sequence ATGAAAAAGGGAGAAGGCGCGAGGGCGTGCAAGGGTTCGATCCAACCGTGGCCCACCCGCATCCGCCCGGAAGGTGCCGCAGGGGAGATGCAAACGCCCCGAATGCGCAAGGTCGAAGCCCATCTGCATAACCTTGCCGACTGTTGCGGGCCGCCCCTGGGGATGGATCGCCGGCAATTCCTGCGCAGCAGTTGCGGTCTGGCAGCGGCATTCCTGTCCATGAATGCCGTGTTCGGGCCGCTGTTCGACGTGAGTCCGGCGGAAGCAGCCGATCCGCAATCAGCCGAGGAACGATCCCGGGCCCTGGCCGGGCAGCTCGTCATCGATGTACAGACCCATTTTGTTTATCCGGAATACCCTTCGCGGGGCCTGCTCGGTCTGCGCGAACTTGCCAAACGCTGGAATCCGGAAATTCAGGGGCGCCAGACCCTGGAAAAAATCCAGTACGACAATTTTTACCGGGAAGTCTTCCTGAACAGCGACACGGCCCTGGCGGTGCTGAGCAGCGCCCCGGCCGACGACCCGCAGCGCTACTTTCTTCACAACGAGGACCTGATCCGGGCGCGAGATCGGGTCGAAAAGCAGGCCGGCAGCCGGCGTCTCAACGTCCATGCCCTGTTCACTCCCGGACGCCCCGGGTGGATGGAGGATTTGGAGCGGGCCATCGCCATGAAACCCGACGCCTGGAAAGGCTACACCGTCGGCATGCCCTCCGGCGAATCCCGCTGGCCATGGCGCATGGATGACGAAAAGCTCGTGTACCCGGCCTATGAAAAAATGGTCGAGGCGGGCATCACCACGGTCTGCGTTCATAAAGGATTATTGCCTTCCAATTACCGGCAGCGCATGGCGAGTACCTGGCGCTACGGAGGTGTGGACGACGTGCCCAAAGCCGCGAAGGACTGGCCGCAGCTGCGCTTTCTCATCTACCACTCCGCCATCCGCCGGGGCGGCATACCGACCGGCGAAGAGCTGCAAACCTTCGAGGAAACGGGAGAGATACCCTGGGTGAGCGACCTGGCAAGAATTCCGGAACGGCACGGCGTGAACAACGTCTACGCGGAACTGGGCTCGGTGTTCGCTGTCACCTGCGTCAGCGCTCCGCGCTACTGTGCGGGCATCCTCGGCACGCTGATCAAGGGGATGGGCGCGGACAGGGTGCTCTGGGGGACGGATTCCGTCTGGTATGGCTCCCCCCAATGGCAGATCGAGGCCCTGCGCCGCCTGGAAATTCCGGAAAATCTCCAGAAAAAATTCGGATTTCGCCCCCTCGGCTCGGCCGTCGGCGAGCTGAAAAACCGCATTTTCGCCGACAACGCCCGGCAGGTGTATACCTTCGATAAGGCAGCCCTGAAGTCGGACAAGCTGGCTCACGCGAAAAGCGCCGCAGCGGCGACTCCCTGA
- a CDS encoding RNA methyltransferase, producing the protein MPANEISASPDPCKGPVIVLCGPQIPGNVGSVARAMANFGLSDLRLVNPCDHLAEEARMFAAGATHLLESARIFPALADAISDLQITIATTRREGRLRGRLLDSTQLPALFGSLPAGTKAGLIFGREQSGLTSDEVALCSHTARVATSDAAGSLNLAQAVVLFLYELARQPQGAVSEAEGELPTQQELDSMFAQMAAVLERIAFLNPSRREAGLNRLRRLISRAHPDRNEVALLRGLWSQLSWSINDWRGRKRGG; encoded by the coding sequence ATGCCTGCAAACGAAATCAGCGCCTCGCCCGACCCTTGTAAGGGGCCCGTCATCGTACTGTGCGGACCTCAGATCCCGGGCAATGTCGGTTCCGTGGCCCGGGCCATGGCCAATTTTGGGTTGAGCGATCTGCGCCTGGTCAATCCCTGCGATCACTTGGCCGAGGAAGCTCGCATGTTCGCCGCCGGCGCGACACACCTGCTTGAATCGGCCCGGATTTTTCCCGCCCTGGCTGACGCGATCTCCGACCTGCAGATCACTATCGCAACAACCCGCCGGGAAGGCCGGCTGCGCGGCCGGCTGCTGGACAGCACCCAACTGCCGGCCCTCTTCGGGTCTTTGCCCGCCGGCACGAAGGCGGGTCTGATCTTCGGCCGTGAGCAGAGCGGGCTGACCAGTGACGAGGTAGCCTTGTGCAGCCATACCGCGAGGGTGGCGACCAGCGATGCAGCCGGCTCACTCAACCTTGCCCAGGCCGTTGTGCTGTTTCTCTACGAACTGGCCCGACAACCCCAAGGGGCCGTATCCGAAGCCGAGGGCGAATTGCCAACCCAGCAAGAGCTGGACAGCATGTTCGCCCAGATGGCTGCCGTGCTGGAGAGAATCGCCTTCCTCAATCCAAGCCGCCGGGAGGCGGGGCTCAACAGGTTGCGTCGTCTGATCTCCCGAGCCCATCCCGACCGGAACGAGGTGGCCCTGCTAAGGGGTCTCTGGAGCCAGCTTTCCTGGAGCATTAACGACTGGCGGGGTCGAAAACGGGGCGGCTGA
- a CDS encoding NAD(P)H-dependent oxidoreductase has translation MKNILILFAHPRFEKSRANKALLGALHGQDGITVHDLYELYPDFNVDIAREQDLLLAHQIIIWHYPLFLYGAPAMVKQWMDLVLEHGWAHGAGVTTLEDKQLFVTITSGGTRESYSHSGFNRHTMSELLFPLRQATRLCRMTWLPPFAVQGTYRLTDDMLANYGSMYRQVLLELARSPSLESVWRYDFLNDWIADMNGKEQP, from the coding sequence ATGAAGAACATACTGATTCTGTTCGCACATCCGCGCTTTGAAAAGTCCCGGGCCAACAAGGCGCTGCTTGGCGCTCTTCACGGTCAGGACGGCATTACGGTGCATGATCTTTATGAGCTGTATCCAGATTTCAACGTCGACATTGCGCGAGAGCAGGACCTGCTGCTGGCGCACCAAATCATCATCTGGCATTACCCCTTGTTCCTGTATGGGGCACCCGCCATGGTCAAACAGTGGATGGACCTTGTGCTGGAGCATGGCTGGGCTCACGGTGCGGGGGTAACAACCCTCGAGGACAAACAGTTATTCGTCACCATCACCAGTGGCGGCACACGGGAAAGCTACTCCCACAGCGGATTCAATCGGCACACAATGTCTGAGCTGCTGTTCCCGCTCAGGCAGGCGACCCGCCTCTGCCGGATGACATGGCTTCCCCCCTTCGCGGTGCAGGGAACCTACCGTCTGACAGACGACATGCTGGCGAACTACGGCAGCATGTACCGTCAGGTGCTGTTGGAGCTGGCACGGTCCCCTTCTCTGGAATCGGTCTGGCGCTACGATTTCCTCAATGACTGGATTGCGGACATGAACGGAAAGGAGCAGCCATGA